A genome region from Candidatus Binatia bacterium includes the following:
- a CDS encoding type III pantothenate kinase — translation MLLAFDVGNTNTVIGLFDGKRLTRHWRLTTAAERTSDEYGILMWSLFQAEGHTIPKVDGVIVASVVPPLTSTVEALSSDYFGARALVVGPGIKTGMPILYENPREVGADRIVNAVAAYERTRSATIVVDFGTATTFDYITAKGEYVGGVICPGIGISLDALYSRTAKLPRVEIARPPRVVGRNTVHAIQAGVSYGYVELVDGVVRRIEKEEGIKCRVLATGGLAPLIAQHSATIEDVDEFLTLEGLRLVYERN, via the coding sequence CTGCTGCTCGCCTTCGATGTCGGCAACACCAACACCGTCATCGGGCTTTTCGACGGCAAGCGCCTGACGCGCCATTGGCGGCTCACCACTGCGGCCGAGCGGACATCGGACGAGTACGGCATCCTCATGTGGAGCCTGTTCCAGGCCGAAGGCCACACGATTCCGAAAGTCGACGGCGTGATCGTGGCGAGCGTCGTGCCGCCCCTGACGAGCACCGTCGAGGCGCTCAGCAGCGACTACTTCGGCGCGCGCGCGCTGGTCGTCGGGCCCGGGATCAAGACCGGAATGCCGATCCTCTACGAGAACCCGCGCGAGGTCGGTGCCGACCGCATCGTCAACGCCGTTGCCGCCTACGAGCGCACGCGCTCGGCGACCATCGTCGTCGATTTCGGCACGGCGACGACCTTCGATTACATCACCGCCAAGGGGGAGTATGTCGGCGGCGTGATCTGCCCGGGCATCGGCATTTCGCTCGATGCGCTGTATTCGCGCACGGCCAAGCTTCCCCGTGTCGAAATCGCCCGGCCCCCTCGCGTGGTTGGCCGCAACACCGTCCACGCGATCCAGGCCGGCGTTTCGTACGGTTACGTCGAGCTCGTTGACGGAGTCGTGCGCCGGATCGAGAAGGAGGAGGGCATCAAGTGCCGCGTCCTTGCAACAGGTGGCCTCGCGCCGTTAATTGCCCAGCATTCGGCCACGATCGAGGATGTCGATGAGTTCCTGACTCTGGAAGGGCTCAGGCTGGTATATGAAAGGAACTGA
- the nadC gene encoding carboxylating nicotinate-nucleotide diphosphorylase, with protein MPRSPADDAGVRALMRLALVEDIGSGDLTTRATVARSTQARGRIVARETLVACGLALGEALADELGRLGEPGAGAASLRFHDSVGDGARASEGAILCVVDGDAWAVLTLERTLLNFIGRLSGIATETARIVGAVREAGCSTRILDTRKTTPGWRKLEKYAVACGGGSNHRMGLHDAVLIKDNHVVAAGGIAAAVRAALAGSPDGVDVEVECDTLEQVATALEAGATSVLLDNFTPGAVAEAVRLIDGRARIEVSGGVRPDNVVEYAKAGPDSISLGRLTHSARSVDVSMEVTLLA; from the coding sequence ATGCCCCGGTCGCCCGCCGACGATGCCGGAGTGCGGGCGCTGATGCGCCTGGCTCTCGTCGAAGACATCGGAAGCGGAGACCTGACCACGCGCGCAACGGTGGCGCGCAGCACCCAGGCACGCGGACGCATCGTTGCGCGCGAGACCCTGGTTGCCTGCGGCCTCGCGCTCGGCGAAGCGCTCGCCGACGAACTCGGTCGCCTCGGAGAACCCGGTGCCGGTGCGGCATCGCTTCGTTTCCACGACAGTGTCGGTGACGGTGCGCGAGCGTCCGAAGGCGCCATTCTCTGTGTCGTCGACGGCGACGCGTGGGCGGTGCTGACGCTCGAGCGGACTCTTCTCAACTTCATCGGGCGGCTGAGCGGAATCGCGACGGAAACGGCACGCATCGTCGGCGCGGTGCGCGAGGCCGGTTGCTCCACGCGCATCCTTGATACGCGAAAGACGACGCCTGGATGGCGAAAGCTCGAAAAATACGCCGTCGCGTGCGGCGGCGGCAGCAACCACCGCATGGGCCTCCACGACGCCGTGCTGATCAAGGACAATCACGTCGTCGCCGCCGGCGGCATCGCCGCGGCGGTGCGTGCGGCTCTCGCCGGCAGTCCGGACGGCGTGGACGTCGAAGTCGAGTGCGACACTCTCGAGCAGGTGGCGACGGCGCTGGAGGCTGGAGCGACGTCGGTTCTCCTCGACAATTTCACGCCGGGAGCGGTCGCCGAGGCCGTGCGGCTGATCGATGGGCGCGCGCGAATCGAAGTCTCGGGCGGGGTGCGTCCCGACAACGTCGTCGAATACGCGAAGGCCGGCCCGGATTCGATTTCGCTCGGCCGCCTGACGCATTCGGCGCGTTCGGTGGACGTCAGCATGGAGGTCACGCTGCTGGCATGA
- a CDS encoding biotin--[acetyl-CoA-carboxylase] ligase, with translation MTSRRGILAALEQAEGFVSGEELALRLGISRAAVWKHVGALKHAGYQIEGARAKGYRLAALPPSLTAGAIRSRLGPARIGRRIVIFDVTRSTNSDAMTLGREGAAEGTVVLAEEQTAGRGRLGRTWESSRGVNLYMSLLLRPPVAPHLAPQLSLVAGVAVAETVREEGIDARIKWPNDVVTLAAAAGRNGASLRKLAGILTEIEAEADRAAFVVIGIGVNLNSQAEHFSKQLAGKATSVLIERGSPADRTAFAARLLLRFEQLYDEWLARGFSAAAPRWRELSVLDGRRVSVVSPGESFEGHCAGIDDDGALRIDDGSGGQRRVVAGDVTISGGYDRCQP, from the coding sequence ATGACGAGCCGCCGCGGCATCCTGGCCGCTCTCGAGCAGGCCGAAGGCTTCGTCTCCGGCGAAGAGCTGGCCTTGCGACTGGGCATCTCGCGCGCGGCGGTGTGGAAGCACGTCGGCGCGCTCAAGCACGCCGGCTACCAGATCGAAGGCGCGCGCGCGAAGGGCTACAGGCTCGCGGCATTGCCGCCGTCGCTGACGGCAGGCGCGATCCGTTCGCGGCTCGGACCGGCTCGCATCGGGCGCCGCATCGTCATTTTCGACGTCACGCGGTCGACGAACAGCGATGCCATGACACTCGGGCGCGAAGGCGCCGCCGAAGGCACCGTCGTGCTCGCCGAAGAGCAGACGGCCGGCCGCGGGCGCCTCGGCCGCACCTGGGAGTCCAGCCGCGGCGTCAACCTCTATATGTCGCTGCTGCTGCGGCCCCCGGTCGCGCCGCATCTGGCGCCCCAGCTTTCGCTCGTCGCCGGAGTCGCGGTGGCCGAGACGGTGCGCGAGGAAGGAATCGATGCGCGCATCAAGTGGCCGAACGACGTCGTCACGCTCGCGGCGGCCGCCGGCCGCAACGGGGCGTCGCTGCGCAAGCTGGCCGGCATTCTCACCGAGATCGAGGCCGAGGCCGACCGCGCAGCGTTTGTGGTCATAGGCATCGGCGTCAATCTGAACTCGCAAGCGGAGCATTTCTCGAAGCAGCTCGCCGGCAAGGCCACTTCCGTGCTGATCGAGCGCGGCTCGCCGGCCGATCGCACTGCGTTTGCCGCCAGGTTGCTGCTGCGCTTCGAGCAGCTGTACGACGAATGGCTCGCACGCGGGTTTTCTGCCGCCGCGCCGCGCTGGCGTGAGTTGTCGGTGCTCGACGGCCGGCGCGTCAGCGTCGTTTCGCCGGGCGAGTCGTTCGAAGGACATTGCGCCGGCATCGACGACGACGGCGCGCTGCGCATCGACGACGGCAGCGGTGGGCAGCGACGCGTCGTCGCCGGCGACGTGACCATTTCTGGAGGCTATGACCGATGCCAGCCGTAA
- a CDS encoding elongation factor G, producing the protein MALEPSRIRTVALAGQGGAGKTTIADAIVFAGGGQTRLGRVDEETSLFDTEPEEVRRRCTITTALHHVAWDKHEITILDTPGQGNFVADAHYALRGAAGVLQVVDASTSVRAEASKVWKWAADLAEPVIFVVTKCDRSEADVDARLVELREELGAKPVLLTIAIVEGGTMTGVVDVLDQKAFVYEGASGKFKSVAIPESLAARASELRSQLAEAAAEGDDELLEKYLDAGDLDHDDMVKGLAKSIMARSCQPVMSVSGLANVGIAQLLDAIEWLMPAPASLPAASGTDEHGKDVEVPPSPTDPFAGFVFKTISDPHVGQLSVFRVMSGTVTGETPIVNTATRNKERLGHLLKLEGRKTHAVDSATVGEVIAVAKLRDTHAGQTLCDVARPVAIESFEPVTPAISFAVEARKRGEEDKAMQGLLRLCEEDLAFRVDRNEETHQILVSGCGQLHVEVACERLERKYGVGVVLKAPQVAYRETIRTKVPAHGRLKKQTGGHGQFADCKIEIEPLPRGGGFEFVDHIVGGAVPRNYIPAIEKGVVDGLRSGTLGGYPVVDVRVTLVDGQYHDVDSSEMAFKVAGSMAVKEGLVQAKPVLLEPFGSLVVTAPDACMGDVLGDLNSRRAKVEGMEQRGHSEVIRAKVPMAEVLRYASDLTAMTSGRGSFDISFSHYEAVPEQLTARIVAEAAKRKGPDA; encoded by the coding sequence ATGGCTCTGGAACCCTCGCGCATCCGAACCGTAGCCCTGGCCGGCCAGGGCGGAGCCGGCAAGACGACGATCGCCGACGCAATTGTCTTCGCCGGGGGAGGGCAGACCCGCCTCGGCCGGGTCGACGAGGAGACGTCTCTGTTCGACACCGAGCCGGAGGAGGTGCGGCGGCGCTGCACGATCACGACGGCGCTTCATCACGTCGCGTGGGACAAGCACGAGATCACGATCCTTGATACGCCGGGCCAGGGAAACTTCGTCGCCGACGCCCACTACGCGCTGCGCGGCGCCGCAGGAGTGCTGCAGGTGGTCGATGCGAGCACGTCCGTGCGCGCCGAAGCATCGAAAGTATGGAAGTGGGCCGCCGATCTGGCCGAGCCTGTCATTTTCGTCGTCACCAAGTGCGACCGCTCGGAAGCCGACGTCGACGCGCGCCTCGTCGAGCTTCGCGAGGAGCTCGGGGCCAAACCGGTGCTGCTCACGATCGCGATCGTCGAAGGCGGCACGATGACCGGCGTCGTGGACGTCCTCGACCAGAAGGCGTTCGTCTACGAAGGCGCGAGCGGCAAATTCAAGTCGGTCGCGATTCCGGAGTCCCTGGCCGCGCGTGCCTCCGAGCTTCGCAGCCAGCTTGCCGAAGCGGCAGCCGAAGGCGACGACGAGCTTCTCGAGAAGTACCTCGATGCCGGCGACCTCGACCACGACGACATGGTCAAGGGCCTGGCCAAGTCCATCATGGCGCGCAGCTGCCAGCCCGTGATGTCGGTATCGGGGCTGGCCAACGTCGGCATCGCGCAGCTTCTCGACGCCATCGAGTGGCTGATGCCGGCGCCGGCCTCCCTGCCGGCGGCCAGCGGCACGGACGAGCACGGCAAGGACGTCGAGGTCCCCCCGTCACCGACAGATCCGTTCGCAGGCTTCGTGTTCAAGACCATCAGCGATCCCCACGTCGGACAGCTTTCGGTGTTTCGCGTGATGTCGGGCACCGTCACCGGCGAGACGCCGATCGTCAACACGGCTACGCGCAACAAGGAGCGCCTCGGGCACCTGCTGAAACTCGAAGGCCGCAAGACGCACGCAGTGGACTCGGCCACCGTCGGCGAGGTGATCGCGGTGGCCAAGCTGCGCGACACGCATGCCGGCCAGACCCTGTGCGACGTCGCGCGACCGGTGGCGATCGAAAGCTTCGAGCCGGTAACTCCGGCGATCTCGTTCGCAGTCGAGGCGCGCAAGCGCGGCGAGGAAGACAAGGCGATGCAGGGCCTGCTGCGCCTTTGCGAAGAAGACCTCGCCTTTCGCGTAGACCGCAACGAGGAGACCCACCAGATCCTCGTCTCCGGCTGTGGCCAGCTTCACGTCGAAGTGGCCTGCGAGAGGCTCGAGCGAAAATACGGCGTGGGTGTGGTGCTCAAGGCTCCGCAGGTGGCGTACCGCGAAACGATCCGCACCAAAGTGCCTGCGCACGGGCGCCTGAAGAAGCAGACCGGCGGCCACGGGCAGTTCGCCGACTGCAAGATCGAGATCGAGCCGCTCCCGCGCGGCGGCGGCTTCGAGTTCGTCGACCACATCGTCGGCGGCGCGGTGCCGAGGAACTACATTCCCGCCATCGAAAAGGGAGTCGTCGACGGGTTGAGGAGCGGGACCCTCGGCGGCTACCCCGTCGTCGACGTTCGCGTGACGCTCGTGGATGGGCAATACCACGACGTCGATTCGTCGGAGATGGCATTCAAGGTCGCCGGCTCGATGGCCGTCAAGGAAGGGCTCGTCCAGGCCAAGCCTGTGCTGCTCGAGCCGTTCGGCTCGCTGGTCGTCACGGCTCCCGATGCGTGCATGGGCGACGTGCTCGGCGACCTCAATTCGCGCCGCGCGAAGGTCGAAGGTATGGAGCAGCGCGGCCATTCCGAGGTGATCCGCGCGAAAGTGCCGATGGCCGAAGTGCTGCGCTACGCATCCGACCTGACGGCGATGACGAGCGGCCGGGGGAGCTTCGACATCTCGTTCTCGCACTACGAGGCGGTGCCCGAGCAACTGACGGCGCGGATCGTCGCCGAGGCGGCCAAGAGAAAAGGACCTGACGCCTGA
- a CDS encoding MFS transporter: MLLATAFLRAVATGLVGVELGLYLTSLSFQPATVGFVLGAGLVGAAMAALASTLAADRIGRRRMLVALTLLAGAGCTVAALASSVAVVTAASFVGMLNGMGRDRGAALVLEQAMLPATTTHATRTRAFAWYNVCQDIGHALGSLLAGMSTWIAAAGWDAGIGAHRATMLTAALLMLAPLPLYLRLGARVETFSGSAPVPRAPLSAESRRILMRISALFAVDGLAGGLLLTSLLSYFFFERFHASPATIGALFFAARLLNAVSHLGAAWLARRIGLVNTMVFTHVPSSLLLVTVAFAPSFPVAAVLFLLREGLVEMDVPTRQSYVMAVVRPEEATVASGITSLVRLASWAVGPTAAGMFMQTTSLMTPLVVGAAMKIAYDVLLWRAFRSVRPPEETA; encoded by the coding sequence GTGCTGCTCGCGACGGCATTCCTGCGCGCCGTCGCCACCGGGCTCGTCGGCGTCGAGCTCGGCCTCTACCTGACCAGCCTTTCCTTCCAGCCGGCCACGGTCGGATTCGTTCTCGGCGCGGGCCTCGTCGGCGCGGCAATGGCTGCGCTCGCTTCGACGTTGGCGGCCGACCGCATCGGCCGCCGCCGCATGCTCGTCGCACTGACGCTTCTGGCCGGCGCCGGCTGCACGGTCGCGGCCCTTGCTTCGAGCGTCGCCGTCGTCACCGCCGCGAGCTTCGTCGGAATGCTGAACGGCATGGGCCGCGATCGCGGCGCCGCACTGGTGCTCGAGCAGGCGATGCTGCCCGCGACGACGACGCACGCAACGCGCACGCGCGCGTTCGCGTGGTACAACGTCTGCCAGGACATCGGCCACGCGCTCGGCTCGCTGCTCGCAGGAATGTCGACGTGGATCGCTGCGGCGGGCTGGGATGCCGGCATCGGAGCGCACCGTGCGACGATGCTCACGGCGGCGCTGCTGATGCTCGCGCCGCTGCCGCTGTACCTGCGCCTCGGAGCCCGTGTCGAGACTTTCTCGGGCAGCGCCCCGGTCCCCCGCGCACCGCTCAGCGCCGAAAGCCGCCGCATCCTCATGCGGATTTCCGCCCTTTTTGCCGTCGACGGGCTTGCCGGCGGCCTGCTGCTGACCTCGTTGCTGTCGTACTTCTTCTTCGAGCGCTTCCACGCAAGCCCGGCGACCATCGGTGCACTGTTCTTTGCGGCACGCCTTCTCAATGCCGTCTCGCACCTCGGCGCGGCGTGGCTCGCGCGCAGGATCGGGCTGGTCAACACGATGGTGTTCACGCACGTTCCGTCGAGCCTGCTGCTCGTCACCGTCGCGTTCGCACCGTCGTTTCCGGTCGCGGCCGTGCTGTTCCTCCTGCGCGAGGGACTGGTCGAGATGGACGTCCCGACGAGGCAATCCTACGTGATGGCGGTGGTCCGGCCCGAGGAAGCCACCGTCGCCTCGGGGATCACCAGCCTGGTCCGTCTGGCCTCCTGGGCAGTCGGGCCGACGGCGGCCGGCATGTTCATGCAGACCACGTCGCTGATGACTCCGCTCGTCGTCGGCGCAGCAATGAAAATCGCGTACGACGTCCTGCTGTGGCGAGCGTTTCGCAGCGTGCGCCCACCCGAAGAAACGGCCTGA
- a CDS encoding valine--tRNA ligase: protein MDEVHAASVSGYEPKTFEQKWYRRWTESGAFAPPPRRDGEKTFSIVIPPPNVTGSLHMGHALNNTLQDVLVRYHRMLGEATLWVPGTDHAGIATQNVVERQLQAEGTDRHALGREKFVERTWKWKAQSGGLITEQLRRLGVSCDWSRERFTMDEGLSRAVREVFVTLYEQGLIRRDRYLINWCPRCRTALSDIEVEHEDRAGHLWHLRYPLEDGSGHVSVATTRPETMLGDTAVAVHPDDERYRAIVGKNVVLPVLGRVIPVIADSYVESAFGSGAVKITPAHDPNDFEIGLRHKLPMVSVMNEDGTMSADAGPYAAMTTADCRAALVERFGSDGVLERVEDHRHAVGTCYRCKNVVEPLLSDQWFLQVRDLADATLAALDDGRSRFVPAHWEKTYRAWMENIRPWCISRQLWWGHRIPAWYCERCDHVAVSRTDISECPKCGGPVRQDEDVLDTWFSSGLWPFSTMGWPGKTDDLARFYPTSALVTGFDIIFFWVARMMMLGLRFMGEVPFRDVYIHALVRDEHGQKMSKSKGNVIDPLVIVDEFGADAFRFTLVAFAAMGRDVRLSEERIAGYRNFVNKLWNAARFAALKREGAATSCAMPAEPRLLPNRWIRSRLAATIADTREALDNYRFNEAAQALYSFTWNEFCDWSIETSKVLLDGEDSAREETLATLTATLESLLRLLHPLIPFVTEELWQELPRDGRDGEMLITAAYPQAHAAWRDAAADEEMGALIDVVRSVRNIRAEMRIAPKVGLDLWIDDGRVAEIVRANEAMVRRLARIAGIRSGGAVPSGSAMAVVSGSQIAVPIAAHVDLVAEAERLRREIERAGQDVQRAAGKLANESFVARAREEVVEAERAKLAAAEQERAALQAAIARIEAIGAAG, encoded by the coding sequence GTGGACGAGGTACACGCGGCGTCCGTGTCGGGCTACGAACCAAAGACTTTCGAACAAAAATGGTACCGGCGCTGGACCGAGTCGGGAGCGTTCGCGCCGCCGCCGCGCCGCGACGGCGAGAAAACGTTCTCGATCGTGATCCCGCCGCCGAACGTCACCGGCTCCCTGCACATGGGCCATGCGCTCAACAACACGCTGCAGGACGTGCTGGTGCGCTACCACCGCATGCTCGGCGAAGCGACGCTGTGGGTGCCCGGCACCGACCACGCCGGCATCGCCACGCAGAACGTCGTCGAGCGCCAGCTCCAGGCCGAGGGCACCGACCGTCACGCGCTCGGCCGCGAGAAATTCGTCGAGAGGACCTGGAAATGGAAGGCCCAGTCCGGCGGCCTGATCACCGAGCAGCTTCGCCGCCTCGGTGTCTCCTGCGACTGGTCGCGCGAGCGCTTCACGATGGACGAAGGGCTGTCGCGCGCGGTTCGCGAAGTGTTCGTCACGCTGTACGAGCAGGGGCTCATCCGGCGCGACCGATACCTCATCAACTGGTGCCCGCGCTGCCGCACGGCACTGTCGGACATCGAAGTCGAGCACGAAGACAGGGCAGGGCACCTCTGGCACCTGCGCTATCCTCTCGAGGACGGAAGCGGCCACGTGTCGGTGGCGACGACGCGGCCGGAAACGATGCTCGGCGATACGGCGGTGGCCGTGCATCCCGACGACGAGCGCTACCGCGCCATCGTCGGGAAGAATGTCGTGCTGCCGGTGCTCGGTCGCGTGATCCCGGTGATCGCCGACAGCTACGTCGAGAGCGCGTTCGGCTCGGGCGCCGTCAAGATCACGCCGGCCCACGATCCGAACGACTTCGAGATCGGGCTGCGCCACAAGCTGCCGATGGTCTCGGTGATGAACGAGGACGGCACGATGTCGGCCGACGCGGGCCCTTACGCCGCAATGACGACGGCCGACTGTCGCGCCGCGCTGGTCGAGCGTTTCGGCAGCGACGGCGTGCTCGAGCGCGTCGAAGACCACCGCCACGCCGTCGGCACCTGCTACCGCTGCAAGAACGTCGTTGAGCCGCTGCTTTCGGACCAATGGTTCCTGCAGGTGCGCGATCTCGCCGATGCAACGCTGGCGGCGCTCGATGACGGGCGCTCGCGCTTCGTGCCGGCGCACTGGGAAAAGACCTACCGCGCGTGGATGGAGAACATCCGCCCCTGGTGCATCTCGCGCCAGCTCTGGTGGGGACACCGCATTCCGGCGTGGTATTGCGAGCGCTGCGACCACGTCGCCGTCTCGCGCACGGACATCAGCGAGTGCCCGAAGTGCGGAGGCCCGGTGCGCCAGGACGAGGACGTGCTCGACACGTGGTTTTCGTCGGGCCTGTGGCCGTTCTCGACGATGGGCTGGCCCGGGAAAACCGACGACCTGGCGCGCTTTTACCCGACCTCCGCCCTGGTGACGGGCTTCGACATCATCTTCTTCTGGGTGGCCAGGATGATGATGCTCGGCCTGCGCTTCATGGGCGAGGTGCCGTTCCGGGACGTCTACATCCATGCGCTCGTGCGCGACGAGCACGGGCAGAAGATGTCCAAGTCCAAGGGCAACGTCATCGATCCTCTCGTGATCGTCGACGAGTTCGGCGCCGACGCGTTCCGTTTCACGCTGGTCGCGTTCGCGGCCATGGGCCGCGACGTGCGCCTCTCCGAGGAGCGAATCGCCGGCTACCGCAATTTCGTCAACAAGCTGTGGAACGCGGCGCGATTTGCGGCGCTGAAACGTGAAGGTGCAGCCACTTCGTGCGCGATGCCTGCCGAGCCGCGACTGCTGCCGAACCGCTGGATCCGCTCGCGCCTGGCGGCGACGATCGCCGATACGCGCGAGGCTCTCGACAACTACCGGTTCAACGAGGCCGCCCAGGCGCTGTACAGCTTTACGTGGAACGAGTTCTGCGACTGGTCGATCGAGACGTCCAAGGTGCTTCTCGACGGTGAGGACAGCGCACGCGAAGAGACGCTGGCGACGCTGACCGCGACCCTCGAAAGCCTGTTGCGCCTGCTGCATCCGCTGATCCCGTTCGTGACGGAGGAGCTGTGGCAGGAGCTGCCGCGAGACGGCCGCGACGGCGAAATGCTGATCACGGCGGCGTACCCGCAGGCCCACGCAGCGTGGCGCGACGCCGCAGCGGACGAGGAGATGGGGGCACTGATCGACGTCGTGCGCAGCGTGCGCAACATCCGCGCCGAGATGCGCATCGCACCGAAGGTCGGTCTCGACTTGTGGATCGACGACGGGCGGGTGGCCGAGATCGTTCGCGCCAACGAGGCGATGGTTCGCCGGCTCGCGCGCATCGCCGGGATCCGCAGCGGCGGCGCGGTGCCGTCGGGCTCGGCCATGGCCGTGGTCTCGGGATCGCAGATCGCGGTGCCGATCGCTGCGCACGTGGATCTCGTCGCGGAAGCCGAGCGGCTCAGGCGCGAGATCGAGCGGGCCGGCCAGGACGTGCAGCGCGCCGCCGGCAAGCTCGCCAACGAGTCGTTCGTCGCCCGCGCCCGCGAGGAAGTCGTCGAGGCCGAGCGCGCCAAGCTAGCGGCGGCCGAGCAGGAACGGGCCGCCCTCCAGGCGGCCATCGCCCGCATCGAAGCGATCGGAGCTGCGGGATGA
- a CDS encoding VOC family protein: MSNRPFRVLGIQQIAVGGLDKARLRRLWIDTLGLTVTGTFQSERENVDEDIAVAGTGPLKVEVDLMQPIDAGKKPAVHNPPLNHIGLWIDDLEAAVAWLEQQGVRFTPGGIRKGAAGFDVTFIHPKENEQFPISGEGVLIELVQAPAEVVSAFAKVASL; encoded by the coding sequence GTGAGCAACCGTCCCTTTCGCGTACTCGGCATCCAGCAGATCGCCGTCGGCGGCCTCGACAAGGCCCGGCTGCGCCGCCTTTGGATCGATACCCTCGGCCTCACGGTGACGGGAACCTTCCAGAGCGAACGCGAGAACGTCGACGAGGACATCGCGGTGGCCGGCACCGGTCCGCTCAAGGTCGAAGTCGACCTGATGCAGCCGATCGATGCCGGGAAGAAGCCCGCGGTGCACAATCCTCCGCTCAACCACATCGGCCTGTGGATCGACGACCTCGAGGCCGCCGTCGCCTGGCTCGAGCAGCAGGGCGTACGCTTCACGCCCGGCGGCATTCGCAAGGGCGCAGCCGGTTTCGACGTCACGTTCATCCATCCGAAAGAGAACGAGCAGTTCCCGATCAGCGGCGAAGGCGTGCTGATCGAGCTGGTTCAAGCCCCGGCCGAAGTGGTCTCGGCGTTCGCGAAGGTCGCCTCTCTCTGA